The following proteins are co-located in the Triticum aestivum cultivar Chinese Spring chromosome 1A, IWGSC CS RefSeq v2.1, whole genome shotgun sequence genome:
- the LOC123180890 gene encoding uncharacterized protein — MDKVLAFSILSASPADIAPDAGWARFSWQGRKLRDDGQARAGQEGKQGGPPAGAEQQPDKGKSPALRPRFAPEFDGIDCFETIVCH, encoded by the coding sequence ATGGACAAGGTGCTGGCCTTCTCCATCCTGAGCGCGTCGCCGGCCGACATCGCCCCCGACGCCGGCTGGGCTCGGTTCTCCTGGCAGGGGAGGAAGCTGCGGGACGACGGCCAGGCCAGAGCAGGGCAAGAGGGGAAGCAGGGCGGTCCGCCGGCGGGGGCGGAGCAGCAGCCGGACAAGGGGAAATCGCCGGCGTTGCGGCCGCGGTTTGCGCCGGAGTTCGACGGGATCGACTGCTTCGAGACCATCGTGTGCCACTGA